The Aestuariibaculum lutulentum genome segment TTATTTAGGGTTTTATTCTTTAGCCATTTCTGCATTTTCAATCTCAGCTTCTTCAATTGGTGCTTCGGCTTCAGATAGTTTTTTGGCTGCTTCTAAAGCTTTTAAAATAGGAGCGGAGTCGTAATAAACGTATTCTTCAACAATTTTACTATCAATAAATCTCGCTGTTAGGTGTACCGGAACTGTTACTTTTTCTCCCGATTCCATAACAACGCCATTCCAGATGCCCCAATAATTAACCCAGGTTTCAGCATCTTTATCTATAACCATTTCAGAGAACGATCCTTTGTCCTGAAATCCATAAGAAGCGAAATTGACAACCATATTTTGCAGGTTGGTCATGTTATCTTCAGGAGATAGTCCTTTAATAGTGTTATGATGAATTTTTGCAGTGTCTGCAAAATTGGCTCTCCAGGCAGTCCAGTCCTGGTCTTCATAGGCTTTAATACCCGATTTTAAAATGTCTATTTCATGAGAAGTTTCGAAATAGCGTTGTGGTTGGTCTTTACATGCAACAAATAATATGGTTGCAAGCATTACTAGAAGAAGTTTTTTCATATTTATGGTTTTTTATTGGTTATTAAAAACATGAACCATAAATAAGAGCTACATACAGCTTACATCAAAAAAATAAGTAAAAGTTAGAGAAAGGGCTTCTTCCTAACTCTAAAGTACTGAAAAAAAAAGAATTACAGAAGTAAAACTTAACTTACTTCATTTTCGAAGAAACTAAATACGCTGCTGCCGTAGTTTTTAGCATAGCTAAAATGTTTTACCTGAGATAAATCGGTGTGTTTAGAATGTTCTATAATTAGAACGCCTTCTTCTAAAAGAAAATCGTTTTCAAAAACCAATTCGGCAATCTTTGCAAAATCTTCGTCAGGGAAATTGTATGGCGGATCGGCAAAAACGATATCGGTTTGCATAGAAGCTTTTTCTAAGAATTTAAACACATCGCCTTTAATGGTTTGAATAGGAATATTTAAACTATCAGCTGTTTGCTTAATGAACTTGATACATCCAAAATCCTGATCGACGCAAGTGATTTGTGAAGTGC includes the following:
- a CDS encoding nuclear transport factor 2 family protein; this encodes MKKLLLVMLATILFVACKDQPQRYFETSHEIDILKSGIKAYEDQDWTAWRANFADTAKIHHNTIKGLSPEDNMTNLQNMVVNFASYGFQDKGSFSEMVIDKDAETWVNYWGIWNGVVMESGEKVTVPVHLTARFIDSKIVEEYVYYDSAPILKALEAAKKLSEAEAPIEEAEIENAEMAKE
- the rsmD gene encoding 16S rRNA (guanine(966)-N(2))-methyltransferase RsmD, which translates into the protein MRIISGSLKGRKIIAPKKLPVRPTTDMAKESLFNILNNTFYFDSISVLDLFAGTGNISYEFASRGTSQITCVDQDFGCIKFIKQTADSLNIPIQTIKGDVFKFLEKASMQTDIVFADPPYNFPDEDFAKIAELVFENDFLLEEGVLIIEHSKHTDLSQVKHFSYAKNYGSSVFSFFENEVS